The nucleotide sequence GGACCGGATACGCCAGGGTGGATGCGATACAGCTGGCACACAATCTGTTCGGGCTTACCGATGCTGCCTACGAGGCTTCCAAGGAGCAGGTCCGCACCGGGGTCTGGTACGAGGGTCGCTCAGCCTAGGCTGCGGGGCTTTCCCGGCTGCCGACCTGCCGGCCAACCGGATCCAACCGGCAGCCGACTTAAGAGTCGGTGAAAAAATCCCCGGAATCCAGGGGCAAAAGAGGGGGCCCCTATATATAACCAACTTAACCAACCTGTTAAGAGAGAGATATATATAAGGGGCCCTATATATGTTCCTCCAATGTCGCTCCCATATATAGCCCTTTCTCCCTTATGGAGGCCTCCCCCTCCTGTCGGCAAGGTTGGTTTAGTCGGCAGGATTTCGAAAAACCACGGAATCATGCGGCAAAACGGGGTACCGGCGCCTGGTCAGGGGTCGGTTTACCAGCTGTTTCCGGTCGCCGGACGGTTGGCGGAACGGTAGGGCATAATGTCGTTTTGGAGGCTCGTGATAACCTGAGGAACGATTTTATCGGGCACGAGAGACGATGGTTATCACGCCCCGGAAGGATTCCCCGGCGGCCCGGCGGACTTCACTGCTTAGGCGCCTCTAGCCTTCGTCGACGAAGACGTGGTTTATCCCGTGAACGCCACTGAAACTGCCCGCCTCACGCATCCCCCTCGCCGCATAGAAGCGCCTTGCCGCATAGGACGTGTCGATAACCGCCAGCGCCGGCTGATACCCGGAGCTGCGCCCGGCAGCCAGGGCTTCCTCGAACAATTCGGCGCCCACACCGTGCCCCTGATGGAGCGGATCCGTGAAGAACTTCGAGATCTCGCAGTAGCCGTTCGCCGATGTAGAAGCGAAACCCAGGATTGCCAGTGCATCCGTCAGATACCGGTGCGCGCGGGTGAGACTGATGTGGCCGGCGGTGAGTCCATCGACCTCTGCTACCCAGCGTCCGAGGGTCTGCTCTGCCATGAGCCAGTCCTCGAATGCCGGGACGGTGGCAGGTGTGTCCCTGGGCGGCGGGTACGTGGGGTCTGCAATCCTCACCCGAAGCAGCGCCTCGGCAGCGGGCCGGATGTGCTCGTCCCTGAAAGGAGCAACGTTGATGCTGAGCGTTTCGGCTCTCATGATGCTTCTTCCTGCTCAATGAGGTTCTTCAGCTCGGCGGCGACCCGTGAGGCTTCGGCGCGGTAGTGCATAGCCTCGCTTTCACGGCCGTTTTTCTCAGCCTTGGCAGCCTTCGCCTCGAACCTGCTCGCATCCACCCGCGCCTGCTGGATTGCTCCCTTCCGCTGTCTTGCCGCCTCCCACCTGGGGCGCTCCACGGCGATGACGGCTTCACGGTTTTCGATGGCCCACGCAACAGCGCCGTCAGTGTCTGAGAAGACTCCTTCATCCTGTGCCGCCAGGGATGCCCTGACGATCCATCCCCACTCCTGCCCCTTCGGGAAGCCGGCTGCTGCCAGATCCTGTCCTCGAAGGATCGGAGGGTCAACCTTCACGGTTTTCGCCACAGCAAGCCACGGTCCGGAGACGGGCGGCTTGGCTCCGGGCCCGCGGCCGGCAAGATCTGCGTCCACGACCCGTGCCCAGTCCTGGATGGTGGGTCCGCTTCCGTTCTCCCCTGCAAGGTCCCTCATCAGCCGGCGGACCGCTGACGGTGTGGGTGCCTCGCCGAAGGACGTGTGGCGCATGTGCTCCCGGATGAGGGGCAGCACTTTCTCACGCACCTCGTTCGGGGCGCCGATGGATTTGAGGAATTCGTCAGCAGGGGCGACGCCGCCGGCGGCATGGCCGTAGTTGGTGATGCCTCCGTCGGGATTCTCCTGATGGTGCTCGGCTTTGCCGACGTCGTGAAGCAGGGTGGCCAGGACTGCGATGCGCCGGTCCTGCTCCCCTGCCCCGTCGCGCTCGGCTGCAGCCGCTGCGGCATCCGCTGCCAGGCCGAGGTGGACGTCAACGTCCCCTTCCGGGTGCCAGACGGGGTCCTGACGGCTTCCGCGGACGTCAGCCAGTGCCGGGAAGCTGTCCGCAATGCCGGTCTGGTAGAGAGCCTCCAGGCCCTTGGAGGGTTCGCGTCCGAGGGTGACGAGCTTGTTGAACTCTTTCCAGAGACGGTCCTTGGGCAGCTGGGCGACAGTGTCCTTCATGGACCGGCACAGCTCCAGTGTCTCCGGATCCATCTCCAGGCCGAACCGGGCGCTGAACTGTACGGCGCGCAGGGGCCTGAGCGGGTCGTCGGGGAATGTGTCTGCGCGGGTGTGCCGAAGGATGCGGTCAGCCAGGTCGGCCCGGCCGCCGAAGGGGTCGATCAGCTCTCCGGTGTACGGGTCCCAGCCCATGGAGTTCATGGTGTAGTCGCGCCGCGCGAAAGCGTCCTCGAGGCTGATGTCCGGATCCAGGTCGACGGTGAACCCGCGGTGCCCGTCGCCCGTCTTGGAGTCGCGCCTGGGCAGGGAGACGTCAAAGTCCTGCCCGTTGATGTTCGTGGTCAGCACGCCGAAGGAGGAGCCGACGTCGTTGACGTCTCCGGGCAGCGCCGCACGCAGCTCATCGGCGGTGGTCCCGTGCACTTCGATGTCGACGTCCTTGAACGTGACCTGTTCCCCGGTCTCCCTGGAGAGCAGCGCATCGCGTACCGATCCGCCGACGATGAGCGGGCGGCCTCCGGTCGTCAGGCACGCGTCAAGGACTGCCCTGGCTTCGGGTGTCAGGTCGATGAGGTCAGGGATGACAGCCCCGGTGCCCGCACCGATTTCCACCGACGGCTCTGAATGGAGGGCGGCGGCGTACTGGCCGCCTACCGGAAGGCCGGCAGGCTGGCGTCTGGGGTTGTTTCTCACGCACCTACTGTGTGCGGCTGCAGCGTTCGGCGCCAAGGCTGCGCAAAACACGCGCCGGCCGCACACAGAGGAGTCACCTGGCCCGGTGGACGGTTAGATCTCCGCCGGGCCTGGCATCAACTTCCGTTCGGTATCAGCCCACCGCTTCAATGACGAAGCCCAGGGCAAGGAACCAGCTGACGGCCGTTACAGCGGCAAAGCCGAACAGCCAGACCGGGGACGGGATCATCGTCTGCCGGAACAGGATGTAGGCATCGGAGCTTTCCAGCTCTGTCCGGCGCCGGAAATGCACATGGATGACTTTCCCGAGGTCGCGCACGGCGCCGACGAGCATGGCGATACCGATGACCAGGGTGGTGTGCCCGAGGAAGACCGGGCCTGCGAAGAGTACGAGCAGCAGGGATATGGCCAGGACCGATCCCAGGATGAGAAGCCCTTCCGCGTTGCGGATCAGCAGGAGCGTGAACATCAGCACAAGGCAGCTCACGGACAGTGCCGCCGAGGACCACCCCTGAAGCCCGGCCCAGACCAGTGTGGCTCCGACGACGGCCGGCACCGGGTAGCCCCAGAATGCTGACCAGACGGCGCGGATGCCACCGGGCCCGTAGGTGTTGGTCGTGCCGCCGTGGTTCAGGTGCAGCTTGATGCCGGTAACCATCTGAAATGTCGTCAGGGCGGCGACGGCGTGGCCCAGTTCGTGGATCACGGTGGTGAACATGCCGAAGTACTTCCAGGTCAGCTTCGGCACGGCAAGGCCCACTGCTGCCACCAGGATGAGGACCAGCTCGACCGCAGTTACTTCGGGGGCATCCAAGCGTGTGAGACCGGAGGTGATCCGGTCCCACACGATGCCGGGCAGTCCGGTCATGCCTTGACCAGGCGGACGTAACCGCGGCGGTCCTTGGTGATCACATATTCGGTACCGCGGAGGATGACGTGGTCGCCGTCCTCGACGAGGATCTCCTCACGCGGGGTCTGCTTGTGTGCCGTGAGGGTGACGGCGTTTTCGTTCATCCATGCGACCGGGCCGTTCACGCGGGGGCCGTCCTGGACGATGCGGTGGTAATTGCCTTCTTCCCAGCCGCCGACGCTGTACGTGTTGTACAGGTCCGTGCCGCGGTGGTTCTTGTAGAACATTGCCAGCTGGGCGCCTTCGAAGTGGTCCTGGCTGAAGATGTGCTGGGGGATCCCGGCGTTGGGCTGGTCGTCTTCGTAGGTGAACGGCTCTTTGTCCTTGAAGGTCAGGAGTTCATCCAGGTTCAGCGCGGGCTTGGTTTCAGTCATCGTCTTCATCCTCAGCAGATAGTTCCAGGTGCGGGGTTCCGCCTCACAACACATATGTGTGCGGCAGCTGATGAGAATGTCTGCAGGGCGGGCACGGACCTGCCCCGCAGTGTGCGGTGAAAGGTCCGGAGAGCGCCGCACACATAGGAGGCAACGACCCGACTTACCGAAGGACCACCAATGTCTTCCATGCCGATGCTCCCGCTCCCCACCAGGCAGGCCCCTGACACCGACGACGTGCAGGTACTCAAGGCGCGCATCCTGGAACTGGAGGAGCTGGCCTTCCGGCGCGGCCGCGGCCTGCACATTCTGCACCGCCACCTCAGCACCGGCGGAACCGACCACGCCATTCTCCTGGGCGTCGTCGAGAACACCCTGACCGGCTACAGCCCTTCCAGCGTTGCCGAAGCCAAAGCCCTGACCGACGCCGCCGCGGCCGCCTGATGAGCGCCGGCACGGACTACCTGCTGCCTGACGGCTCCCCGCGCTACGGGGTACGGACCACCGGGGCAGGGCAGGATCACGCCGTCGTGAAACCGGTACGTCCGTTCCTGGGATCACCCGCCGCCCTGATCTCCGAGGCCGAAGCCATGGATGCAGGGCACCTGCACGCCGCTGTTAAGCTGCGCTACTCGCAGGAGTGGGCAGATGCCCCGGACCCGGTCCTTGAAGCGTGGCGGAAGGAGCATCCCGCAGAACTCAAAGAGGCCGAGGCGCTCGTCGGGAAGAAGCTGGGCAAAGGGGGCGGGTCGATGGCCCTGACCTCGCCCTGGTATCTGTCCGCGCTCGTGCTGGAAAGCCGCCGGAACCAGCCTGTGCGGATGCGCCGGCGGGAAACGCGCACCGGCCGCGGGACCAGGCTGGCCAACATGCTGTTCCGTGCTGCCATGCTGGGGGCCCTGATCGGGATGATCCGCAGCGGCGGGGACCCGCAGGTGGTGGTGTCGATGGTCCTGTTCTACCTGCTGGTGAGCGAACCGCTGGCGGTCAGCTCCAGGCAGTCCCGCCGCCTGCCGGACACCGCCGCAGTTCCCCTGACCGGGCTGGACGAGCTGCGCGGGGATCTGGTCAATGCCGTCCTGCTGGGGATCGTCCTGGGCAAAGGCATCGACGTCGACCCAGTGATCCGTGCGGCAGCTGAGCGCGGGTGGCGCCATGTCAGGCATGCGGCCGACGGCGTGGACAGGATCCGCCGCGGCCCGAAGTAAGTGCCCGCACAAATAGAGAAGCCCCGGAGTCCGTTCACTCCAGGGCTTCTTCTGCACCACCTCAACGCTTCAACCCCTCGTGCGGGGTTCCGGCATCCCTCGTCCCCCAACGAAAGCGGACGCCGTGAGAGTGGATGATCCCGGCTGGTTCCCCCGGCCGGGATCATCCGTCGGCTTGCCTTTCCCATAGGTACTCGGCGTGCAGTGGTAATTCTCTGTATGGCTTGCCGCGGACCGAAGTCTGCGGCGTGCTGTGAATAAGACATTAGGGTCGGCCGGCCGGAGCAGACAAGGCGGTCGGGAAAAATTCCATTTGTGACGTCCCCGAATACTCAAAAAGCCCCCGGATGGCTATCATCCGGGGGCTTCCTGTGGGAGTGCCCTTCTATCAGGCCGCCTTGACGTCTTCAGCGAGCTCTTCGCGGCCCCAGACGATGGGGCTGACAGCCTCGGCAGCAACGCGCTTGTGGCGGCGGGCCATGAAAGCCTCGAGGCCGGTGACGGTGTTCTTCAGGCGTACAGCCTCGGGAACGCGGCGCTGGCGGGCGGCCGGATCCTCTTCGTAGAACCCGGCGAGGTCTTCGCTGTCGATTCCGTACTCCTGGTCGTTGTCTTCGGACATTGCTGCAGTAACTTCCTTCTCAAGCAGGTGGGGGCGCCGGGCGGCGGTGGTGTTGGGCTGGATGCAGGACTTGCACTGTCCCGAGTGGCCCCAGGCCATGGTTCCGGGAGCATCCTTCTTCAGGACGCCGCGGGGACGCATGCAGCGGGAGCACTTGCTGCACTTCAGGAAATCTTCAGGGTTCTGGAGGCTCATTACCGCGCTCCCTTCGTGTTGATGTTGGCGATGAGTTCATGGATGGGCGTCCGGCCGGCCGGAATGCGCCCGGAGGCCGGGACCCCGCGGCGGCGGCGGCCGGATTCGATCCCGTCCCGCAGACCGCCCAGGTAGGCGATGCGCTGCTGGGTGATGAAGCGGTCTTCCGGATCCCGTCCGGCTGCGGTGTAGTCGCAGGCGCGGCACTGGCCGTTCCCCCAGCTCGGGACCGTGCCCGGGTACTGGGAGGCGTCGGTGCCTTCGGGTCGGATGGCACTGCCGCAGACACAGAACGTGACACCGTAGACGGCTGCCTCGTCGTTCTCGCTGTTGCTGAAGCTGCCGGCGGTGCGGCCTTCAACGAGGGAAAGGATGGTCATGGGGGGTTGTTCCTAGTGCTCTGCGGGCCACGGAGTGCGGGCCAGGATCGTGAGGGTGTTTCGTGCGTGGTCACCGAAGCAGTCCATTGCGTGGTTCCTGCGGTTGGGGCAGGCGCCGGCTGCACGGCATTTCTGGTCATGCAGCCCGGTGGCCAGCGAGAGCACCGTTGCTTCGTCGACTGCCACGTAGATGACGGGGCAGGTACCTGCCGTGCTTGCGGTCTTGGTTTCGACTGGCATTGGTTTTCCTTTACTGCTTCGGAGGGGTCCTGATGCTTTCTATGTGTGCGGCTGCGCAAGGGTCTCTCACCACCCCCGACCCGGACACCAAAACAGCCCGCCCGGTATGAACCGGACGGGCTGTGAACGGAGGCGGCTACTGTGCGCCCAGAAGGACGAAGGCGAGGGTGATGAGCACCCCGAATGCTGATCTCCATGAATCACCGGGCTCGCTTTCGAAGCGCATGGACCCTTCGATTTCTCTCAGATGGTTCCCGAAGTACCGCGAAACCCAGGATGCTGCAAGACAGCCGGCAACGCAGCCGAGAATTGCCCAGGCAGGCCCTGCACCGCCCTCCGACGGCCATTCGAGTATGCCGCCGCCCGCAAGTACGGCTACTGCCGCCCAGTAGAGGGCGAGGCTGGCAGCCAGACGGACGAGGGTGCGGCCGGGCCCGCCGCGGAGGAAGAAGGCCAGCGGGCCAAGGATTCCCGCCGAGGTTCCAGCGATGAGGTGCAGCGTAAGGCCGGGCACGATGGGGTCCAGCACTGCGGCAGTGGAACCCAGTGCCGTCCCCCAGACTGCTGCGAAGGCCAGGACGAGCAACGCCGACGGCTTGTCCCTGAAGATATTGGCTACAGCCAGGATCAGAGCGCCGGCAAAAGCTGCTGCATACAGGACAGGAATGCTCCATCCGACTGCAGTCCCGGCCAGCAGCACGACCATGCCCCCGAGCGCGGCGAGGAAGAAGCTGAGGCGCCGGCGCGATTCGCCCGCATGGCCGTGGTCTGCGATCTCCTCTGTGGATTCTTTCAATGTATCTCTCCGCTCTTTGGCCGCCGGGCGGACGCCTCGACACCCCTTATGTGTGCGGAAGCTGACCGAAAGAGGAACAGCCCGCCCGGTTTCCCGGACAGGCTGTTCGTTATCGCTTGGCTGATGCAGACGGCTGTTAG is from Arthrobacter sp. zg-Y1110 and encodes:
- a CDS encoding GNAT family N-acetyltransferase, translating into MRAETLSINVAPFRDEHIRPAAEALLRVRIADPTYPPPRDTPATVPAFEDWLMAEQTLGRWVAEVDGLTAGHISLTRAHRYLTDALAILGFASTSANGYCEISKFFTDPLHQGHGVGAELFEEALAAGRSSGYQPALAVIDTSYAARRFYAARGMREAGSFSGVHGINHVFVDEG
- a CDS encoding CCA tRNA nucleotidyltransferase, with translation MRNNPRRQPAGLPVGGQYAAALHSEPSVEIGAGTGAVIPDLIDLTPEARAVLDACLTTGGRPLIVGGSVRDALLSRETGEQVTFKDVDIEVHGTTADELRAALPGDVNDVGSSFGVLTTNINGQDFDVSLPRRDSKTGDGHRGFTVDLDPDISLEDAFARRDYTMNSMGWDPYTGELIDPFGGRADLADRILRHTRADTFPDDPLRPLRAVQFSARFGLEMDPETLELCRSMKDTVAQLPKDRLWKEFNKLVTLGREPSKGLEALYQTGIADSFPALADVRGSRQDPVWHPEGDVDVHLGLAADAAAAAAERDGAGEQDRRIAVLATLLHDVGKAEHHQENPDGGITNYGHAAGGVAPADEFLKSIGAPNEVREKVLPLIREHMRHTSFGEAPTPSAVRRLMRDLAGENGSGPTIQDWARVVDADLAGRGPGAKPPVSGPWLAVAKTVKVDPPILRGQDLAAAGFPKGQEWGWIVRASLAAQDEGVFSDTDGAVAWAIENREAVIAVERPRWEAARQRKGAIQQARVDASRFEAKAAKAEKNGRESEAMHYRAEASRVAAELKNLIEQEEAS
- a CDS encoding M50 family metallopeptidase; the protein is MTGLPGIVWDRITSGLTRLDAPEVTAVELVLILVAAVGLAVPKLTWKYFGMFTTVIHELGHAVAALTTFQMVTGIKLHLNHGGTTNTYGPGGIRAVWSAFWGYPVPAVVGATLVWAGLQGWSSAALSVSCLVLMFTLLLIRNAEGLLILGSVLAISLLLVLFAGPVFLGHTTLVIGIAMLVGAVRDLGKVIHVHFRRRTELESSDAYILFRQTMIPSPVWLFGFAAVTAVSWFLALGFVIEAVG
- a CDS encoding Bax inhibitor-1/YccA family protein; translation: MKESTEEIADHGHAGESRRRLSFFLAALGGMVVLLAGTAVGWSIPVLYAAAFAGALILAVANIFRDKPSALLVLAFAAVWGTALGSTAAVLDPIVPGLTLHLIAGTSAGILGPLAFFLRGGPGRTLVRLAASLALYWAAVAVLAGGGILEWPSEGGAGPAWAILGCVAGCLAASWVSRYFGNHLREIEGSMRFESEPGDSWRSAFGVLITLAFVLLGAQ